One part of the Xylanimonas allomyrinae genome encodes these proteins:
- a CDS encoding amidohydrolase family protein, giving the protein MILDSHLHLWDRSASAYAWIPPGPLDRTFTVGEARAELTAAGVDAAVLVQAEDSTADTRAMLAAADDPVGGGVVAGVVGWVRLDDPPTAAAQLAAYGERLCGVRHLVHDDPRDFLALPSVRASLRLVAEAGLAFDVPDAWPRHLGAVAALADAVPGLTVVVDHLGKPPRGTGAMAEWERALREVAARPGTVAKVSGLQQAGQPFTAAALRPVWDVALDVFGPARLLYGGDWPMTVPDGGYGPHWAVVRGLVAELAPDERAQVLAGAAVRAYGLDAGPGEGR; this is encoded by the coding sequence GTGATCCTCGACAGCCACCTGCACCTGTGGGACCGGTCCGCGAGCGCCTACGCGTGGATCCCGCCGGGGCCGCTGGACCGGACGTTCACGGTGGGGGAGGCGCGTGCCGAGCTCACCGCGGCCGGTGTCGACGCGGCCGTGCTGGTCCAGGCCGAGGACTCGACGGCCGACACGCGCGCCATGCTCGCGGCGGCGGACGACCCGGTCGGCGGCGGCGTCGTCGCGGGCGTCGTCGGCTGGGTGCGGCTCGACGACCCGCCGACGGCGGCCGCCCAGCTCGCGGCGTACGGCGAGCGCCTGTGCGGGGTGCGCCATCTGGTCCACGACGACCCGCGCGACTTCCTCGCCCTGCCGTCCGTGCGGGCGAGCCTGCGGCTGGTGGCCGAGGCCGGCCTGGCGTTCGACGTGCCCGACGCGTGGCCGCGGCACCTGGGCGCGGTGGCGGCGCTCGCCGATGCGGTGCCGGGGCTGACCGTCGTCGTCGACCATCTGGGCAAGCCGCCGCGCGGCACCGGAGCCATGGCGGAGTGGGAGCGGGCGCTGCGCGAGGTGGCGGCGCGGCCGGGCACCGTGGCCAAGGTGTCGGGGCTGCAGCAGGCCGGGCAGCCGTTCACCGCGGCGGCCCTGCGCCCCGTGTGGGACGTGGCGCTCGACGTGTTCGGCCCTGCCCGGCTGCTGTACGGCGGCGACTGGCCCATGACGGTGCCCGACGGCGGGTACGGGCCGCACTGGGCGGTGGTGCGCGGGCTGGTCGCGGAGCTCGCGCCGGACGAGCGGGCGCAGGTGCTGGCCGGTGCGGCGGTGCGCGCCTACGGGCTCGACGCCGGCCCCGGGGAGGGGCGATGA
- a CDS encoding FadR/GntR family transcriptional regulator, giving the protein MAVTDEAILKIKEMLLAGELRPGDRLPPEKELSERLGLSRSSLREAVKALEVIRVLDVRRGDGTYVTSLEPRLLLEAIGFVVDLHHDGTILELFEVRRILEPAAAALATRRATREALAELGALVAAVDPHTSVENLVEHDLAFHRRIADLSGNSYLSGILDQLSSSTHRARIWRGLTEAGAVGRTLEEHQAILDAMLTGDSDLVRSRLTTHIAGVETWLARAAERPA; this is encoded by the coding sequence GTGGCCGTGACCGACGAGGCGATCCTCAAGATCAAGGAGATGCTCCTGGCGGGCGAGCTGCGCCCGGGCGACCGGCTTCCCCCCGAGAAGGAGCTGAGCGAGCGGCTCGGCCTGTCCCGCTCCTCGCTGCGCGAGGCGGTCAAGGCGCTCGAGGTGATCCGCGTCCTCGACGTGCGCCGCGGTGACGGCACCTACGTCACGAGCCTCGAACCGCGCCTGCTGCTCGAGGCCATCGGGTTCGTCGTCGACCTGCACCACGACGGCACGATCCTCGAGCTGTTCGAGGTGCGCCGCATCCTCGAGCCCGCCGCCGCCGCCCTCGCCACCCGCCGCGCGACACGCGAGGCGCTCGCGGAGCTCGGCGCGCTTGTCGCGGCCGTCGACCCGCACACGTCGGTCGAGAACCTCGTCGAGCACGACCTCGCGTTCCACCGCCGGATCGCCGACCTGTCGGGCAACTCCTACCTCAGCGGCATCCTCGACCAGCTCTCCAGCAGCACCCACCGCGCACGCATCTGGCGCGGGCTCACCGAGGCGGGCGCCGTCGGGCGCACGCTCGAGGAGCACCAGGCCATCCTCGACGCGATGCTCACGGGCGACTCCGACCTGGTGCGCTCACGCCTGACCACGCACATCGCGGGCGTCGAGACCTGGCTGGCCCGCGCCGCGGAACGCCCGGCCTGA
- a CDS encoding TetR/AcrR family transcriptional regulator: MTAISNRTALLRATIAVVARSGLRALTYRAVAAEAGVSHGLVRHHFGSRDALIAAALAYAVERSLAESTPQPRTAEEFALGLEDLADREREAFQYELALESTRRPELREAVRRYYETYRDSIADRLRALGIEDDDLIDVVWLALDGLVFKQVVMGDVPEAAPVLDRIRRIVVAAGRAPAA, from the coding sequence GTGACCGCCATCTCCAACCGCACCGCGCTGCTGCGGGCGACGATCGCCGTCGTCGCCCGTTCTGGTCTGCGCGCGCTGACCTACCGCGCGGTCGCGGCCGAGGCCGGTGTGTCGCACGGCTTGGTGCGGCACCACTTCGGCTCGCGCGACGCGCTGATCGCGGCGGCGCTGGCGTACGCCGTCGAGCGCAGCCTCGCCGAGTCGACGCCGCAGCCGCGCACCGCGGAGGAGTTCGCGCTGGGTCTCGAGGACCTCGCCGACCGGGAGCGTGAGGCGTTCCAGTACGAGCTGGCGCTCGAGTCGACGCGCCGCCCCGAGCTGCGCGAGGCGGTCCGGCGCTACTACGAGACCTACCGGGACTCGATCGCGGACCGGCTGCGTGCGCTCGGGATCGAGGACGACGACCTGATCGACGTCGTGTGGCTCGCGCTCGACGGGCTGGTGTTCAAGCAGGTGGTCATGGGTGACGTGCCGGAGGCCGCGCCCGTGCTGGACCGGATCCGGCGGATCGTCGTGGCCGCGGGCCGGGCCCCGGCCGCGTGA
- a CDS encoding enolase C-terminal domain-like protein, producing the protein MSRFTTFATDDVRFPTSLSLDGSDAMNPDPDYSAAYLRLGTDAGDGLTGHGFVFTIGRGNDVQVAAIDLLRERILGRDVEETLADLGGLWRELVHDSQLRWLGPEKGIAHMAIGAVVNAAWDLRAKREGRPLWQVLALLSPAEIVDLVDFRYLSDALTPAEAIDLLEKALPGRAEREADLLATGYPAYTTTPGWLGYDDAKLVRLCREAVADGFTQIKLKVGADRADDVRRLALARDAVGPGVAIAVDANQRWDVAEAVEWMAALAPYDVAWIEEPTSPDDVLGHAAIARAVSPIPVATGEHVANRVVFKQLLQAQAIDVLQLDWCRVAGVNENVANLLLAAKFGVRVCPHAGGVGLCEVVQHLSMFDYVAVSGTTAGRMVEYVDHLHEHFVTPAVVTRGRYQTPTAPGSGAQMLADSIEAYRHA; encoded by the coding sequence GTGAGTCGTTTCACCACGTTCGCCACCGACGACGTGCGCTTCCCGACGTCGCTGTCGCTCGACGGCTCCGACGCCATGAACCCCGACCCCGACTACTCGGCCGCCTACCTGCGGCTGGGCACCGACGCCGGCGACGGCCTGACGGGGCACGGGTTCGTGTTCACCATCGGCCGCGGCAACGACGTCCAGGTCGCCGCCATCGACCTGCTGCGCGAGCGCATCCTGGGCCGCGACGTCGAAGAGACGCTCGCCGACCTCGGCGGCCTGTGGCGCGAGCTCGTCCACGACTCCCAGCTGCGCTGGCTCGGCCCCGAGAAGGGCATCGCGCACATGGCGATCGGCGCCGTCGTCAACGCCGCCTGGGACCTGCGCGCCAAGCGCGAGGGGCGGCCCCTGTGGCAGGTCCTCGCCTTGCTCAGCCCCGCCGAGATCGTCGACCTGGTCGACTTCCGCTACCTGTCCGACGCCCTGACGCCGGCCGAGGCGATCGACCTGCTGGAGAAGGCGCTCCCCGGACGCGCCGAGCGCGAGGCCGACCTGCTGGCCACCGGCTACCCGGCCTACACCACGACGCCCGGCTGGCTCGGCTACGACGACGCCAAGCTCGTCCGCCTGTGCCGCGAGGCGGTCGCCGACGGGTTCACCCAGATCAAGCTCAAGGTGGGCGCCGACCGCGCGGACGACGTGCGGCGCCTCGCGCTCGCGCGCGACGCCGTCGGCCCCGGCGTCGCCATCGCCGTCGACGCCAACCAGCGGTGGGACGTCGCCGAGGCCGTCGAGTGGATGGCCGCGCTGGCCCCCTACGACGTCGCCTGGATCGAGGAGCCCACGAGCCCCGACGACGTGCTGGGCCACGCGGCGATCGCGCGCGCGGTCAGCCCGATCCCCGTCGCCACCGGCGAGCACGTCGCCAACCGGGTGGTGTTCAAGCAACTCCTCCAGGCGCAGGCGATCGACGTGCTCCAGCTCGACTGGTGCCGCGTCGCGGGCGTCAACGAGAACGTCGCGAACCTCCTGCTGGCCGCCAAGTTCGGCGTGCGCGTGTGCCCCCACGCGGGCGGCGTCGGGCTGTGCGAGGTGGTCCAGCACCTGTCGATGTTCGACTACGTCGCCGTCTCGGGCACGACCGCGGGGCGCATGGTCGAGTACGTCGACCACCTGCACGAGCACTTCGTGACCCCCGCCGTCGTCACGCGCGGCCGCTACCAGACGCCCACCGCGCCGGGCAGCGGGGCGCAGATGCTCGCGGACTCGATCGAGGCGTACCGCCATGCCTGA
- a CDS encoding ABC transporter permease — protein MSTVTDIAPRGAAAAGWTPRLRERVQQLLAFASLIVIVAFFSFANPAFFTYGNVTNILFSTVVIGTLALGTTFVIIAGGIDLSIGTGMTLCAVMAGVFITNAGAPVWLGVLGTLAFGALIGMLNGVTVALLRIPPFIATLAMMLVAQGLALVVSHTTPIYFKDAPGYTKISTGSLLGFDFPNAVLVLLVVTVGSAVVLNTTLLGRYTYAIGSNEEATALSGIDVRRWKIAIYTLAGVFTGLAGVMISARLASAQPSGGQGYELQAIAAVVIGGTSLAGGKGSIVGTLIGALIISVLNNGLQIMSIPQEWQNVILGAVILVAVYADIIRKREA, from the coding sequence ATGAGCACCGTCACCGACATCGCCCCGCGCGGCGCCGCCGCGGCGGGCTGGACCCCACGCCTGCGCGAACGCGTCCAGCAGCTGCTGGCCTTCGCGAGCCTGATCGTGATCGTCGCGTTCTTCTCCTTCGCGAACCCGGCGTTCTTCACCTACGGCAACGTCACGAACATCCTGTTCTCGACGGTCGTGATCGGCACGCTCGCCCTGGGGACGACGTTCGTCATCATCGCGGGCGGCATCGACCTGTCGATCGGCACCGGCATGACGCTGTGCGCGGTGATGGCGGGCGTCTTCATCACGAACGCGGGCGCTCCGGTCTGGTTGGGCGTGCTCGGCACGCTGGCGTTCGGGGCGCTCATCGGCATGCTCAACGGCGTCACCGTGGCGCTGCTGCGGATCCCGCCGTTCATCGCCACGCTCGCGATGATGCTCGTGGCCCAGGGGCTCGCGCTCGTCGTCTCGCACACCACGCCCATCTACTTCAAGGACGCGCCGGGCTACACGAAGATCTCGACCGGCAGCCTGCTGGGGTTCGATTTCCCCAACGCCGTGCTCGTGCTCCTGGTCGTCACGGTCGGCAGCGCCGTCGTGCTCAACACGACGCTCCTGGGCCGGTACACGTACGCCATCGGCAGCAACGAGGAGGCGACGGCGCTGTCGGGCATCGACGTGCGCCGCTGGAAGATCGCGATCTACACGCTCGCCGGGGTGTTCACCGGTCTTGCCGGCGTCATGATCTCCGCGCGGCTGGCCTCGGCGCAGCCCTCCGGGGGGCAGGGCTACGAGCTGCAGGCCATCGCCGCCGTCGTCATCGGGGGCACGTCGCTCGCGGGCGGCAAGGGATCGATCGTCGGGACGCTCATCGGAGCGCTCATCATCTCCGTGCTCAACAACGGCCTGCAGATCATGTCGATCCCGCAGGAGTGGCAGAACGTCATCCTCGGCGCCGTGATCCTCGTCGCCGTGTACGCCGACATCATCCGCAAGCGGGAGGCGTAG
- a CDS encoding ABC transporter substrate-binding protein — MKIRRAGAAVAALALALGLAACSSGAGAEEDTPYIAIVSKGFQHQFWQAVKQGAQEEAERQNVRITFDGPADETDIEGQIDILGNAITKKPDALGFAAIDSNAAAPLLEQAKGAGIPVIAFDSGVDSDIPLTIAATDNKAAAAEAAKHLADLVGGKGTVAMVVHDQTSQSGTDRRDGFAEWMKANAPGITLLPVQYGGSDQGKSADITKSILQAHPDIAGIYGSNEGTAIGIVKGIQESGTTGVVVVGFDSGQAQIDAIRSGLEAGAITQDPVGMGAELVKAAVKAIDGEDLPPSIDTGFYWYDKSNIDDPKIDAVLYE, encoded by the coding sequence ATGAAGATCCGACGTGCGGGAGCGGCCGTGGCCGCGCTGGCCCTTGCGCTCGGGCTCGCGGCCTGCAGCAGCGGTGCCGGCGCCGAGGAGGACACGCCGTACATCGCCATCGTCTCGAAGGGTTTCCAGCACCAGTTCTGGCAGGCCGTCAAGCAAGGGGCGCAGGAGGAGGCGGAGCGGCAGAACGTCCGCATCACCTTCGACGGCCCGGCGGACGAGACCGACATCGAGGGGCAGATCGACATCCTCGGCAACGCGATCACGAAGAAGCCCGACGCCCTCGGGTTCGCCGCCATCGACTCCAACGCCGCCGCGCCCCTGCTCGAACAGGCCAAGGGCGCGGGCATCCCGGTCATCGCGTTCGACTCGGGCGTCGACAGCGACATCCCGCTGACCATCGCGGCGACCGACAACAAGGCCGCCGCCGCCGAGGCCGCCAAGCACCTGGCGGACCTCGTGGGCGGCAAGGGCACCGTCGCGATGGTCGTCCACGACCAGACGAGCCAGTCGGGCACCGACCGCCGCGACGGCTTCGCCGAGTGGATGAAGGCCAACGCGCCCGGCATCACGCTCCTGCCCGTGCAGTACGGGGGGAGCGACCAGGGGAAGTCGGCCGACATCACCAAGTCGATCCTCCAGGCCCACCCCGACATCGCCGGGATCTACGGGTCGAACGAGGGGACGGCGATCGGCATCGTCAAGGGCATCCAGGAGAGCGGGACGACGGGGGTCGTCGTCGTCGGGTTCGACTCGGGGCAGGCGCAGATCGACGCCATCCGGAGCGGGCTCGAGGCGGGTGCGATCACCCAGGACCCGGTCGGCATGGGCGCCGAGCTCGTCAAGGCGGCCGTCAAGGCGATCGACGGCGAGGACCTGCCGCCGTCGATCGACACCGGGTTCTACTGGTACGACAAGTCCAACATCGACGACCCGAAGATCGACGCGGTGCTGTACGAGTAG
- a CDS encoding helix-turn-helix domain-containing protein, producing the protein MSSSFVPLRTTSDRPDTFDGRISTALADDVHIAIVEAGRHTAERTPQLIDSSPRHYYKLQMLLAGSGMLVQHGRDVVMRPGEITLYDTAHPYTLDFAGDLRCIVVMFPSSMADLPPADVLQLVATPLRGSAGMGSLVAPFLRSLADNLPQVESRSGVRLAHATVDLTLTMLARELELTRGGLEHRDRTFQDIVQHIEDNLGSTDLSPTTIAAASYVSVRHLHALFHDRGTTVSAWVRRRRLEQCRRRLTDPTLADQSIMTIASRWGFVDAAHFSRAFRAEFGMSPSEARRRG; encoded by the coding sequence GTGTCCTCGTCGTTCGTGCCGCTGCGCACGACGTCCGACAGGCCCGACACGTTCGACGGACGCATCAGCACCGCGCTCGCCGACGACGTCCACATCGCGATCGTGGAGGCGGGCCGGCACACCGCGGAACGCACCCCGCAGCTCATCGACTCCTCGCCCCGCCACTACTACAAGCTCCAGATGCTCCTGGCGGGCTCCGGCATGCTCGTCCAGCACGGGCGCGACGTCGTCATGCGACCCGGCGAGATCACGCTGTACGACACGGCGCACCCGTACACGCTCGACTTCGCGGGCGACCTGCGCTGCATCGTCGTCATGTTCCCCTCGTCCATGGCCGACCTGCCGCCTGCCGACGTGCTGCAGCTCGTGGCCACGCCGCTGCGCGGCTCCGCGGGCATGGGCTCGCTCGTGGCGCCCTTCCTGCGCAGCCTCGCCGACAACCTCCCGCAGGTCGAGTCGCGCAGCGGGGTGCGGCTGGCGCACGCGACGGTCGACCTGACCCTGACCATGCTCGCGCGCGAGTTGGAGCTCACGCGCGGCGGCCTGGAGCACCGCGACCGGACCTTCCAGGACATCGTCCAGCACATCGAGGACAACCTCGGCTCGACCGACCTGTCGCCGACGACGATCGCCGCGGCCTCCTACGTCTCGGTGCGTCACCTGCACGCCCTCTTCCACGACCGCGGCACGACGGTCTCGGCGTGGGTCCGGCGGCGGCGCCTCGAGCAGTGTCGGCGCCGGCTGACCGACCCGACGCTCGCCGACCAGTCGATCATGACGATCGCGAGCCGGTGGGGGTTCGTCGACGCCGCGCACTTCTCGCGCGCGTTCCGGGCCGAGTTCGGCATGTCCCCGAGCGAGGCGCGCCGCCGCGGGTGA
- a CDS encoding SDR family NAD(P)-dependent oxidoreductase → MSADLDGLVAVVTGGASGIGAAVATTLQRRGARVAVLDRDPAGAPAGTLAVRADVSDDASVRDAVATVVRELGRLDILVNNAGVGAQGTVADNPDDEWRRVLDVNVLGAVRVSRAALPHLRRSPSAAIVNTGSIAATAGLPQRALYSASKGAVLALTRAMAADHLPEGVRVNCVNPGTADTPWIGRLLAHADDPAAERAALEARQPHGRLVDPQEVADAVAYLASPAAGSTTGTALAVDGGMNDLRLRPRT, encoded by the coding sequence ATGAGCGCCGACCTCGACGGCCTGGTCGCCGTCGTCACGGGCGGCGCGAGCGGCATCGGCGCCGCCGTCGCCACCACGCTCCAGCGTCGCGGCGCGCGCGTCGCCGTGCTCGACCGAGACCCCGCCGGCGCCCCCGCCGGCACGCTCGCCGTGCGCGCCGACGTCTCCGACGACGCCTCGGTGCGCGACGCCGTCGCGACGGTCGTGCGCGAGCTGGGCCGGCTCGACATCCTCGTCAACAACGCCGGCGTCGGCGCGCAGGGCACCGTGGCCGACAACCCCGACGACGAATGGCGGCGCGTGCTCGACGTCAACGTGCTCGGCGCCGTGCGCGTCAGCCGCGCCGCGCTCCCCCACCTGCGGCGCTCGCCGTCGGCCGCCATCGTCAACACGGGGTCGATCGCCGCGACCGCGGGCCTGCCGCAGCGTGCGCTGTACAGCGCCAGCAAGGGCGCGGTGCTCGCGCTGACCCGCGCGATGGCCGCCGACCACCTGCCCGAGGGCGTCCGCGTCAACTGCGTCAACCCCGGCACCGCGGACACCCCGTGGATCGGGCGGCTGCTCGCGCACGCCGACGACCCGGCCGCCGAGCGCGCCGCGCTCGAGGCACGCCAGCCGCACGGGCGCCTCGTCGACCCGCAGGAGGTCGCCGACGCCGTCGCCTACCTCGCGAGCCCCGCCGCGGGCTCGACCACCGGAACCGCCCTGGCCGTCGACGGCGGGATGAACGACCTGCGGCTGCGGCCGCGAACCTGA
- a CDS encoding fumarylacetoacetate hydrolase family protein has protein sequence MRFARLGPRGAERPALVHDGTTYDLSGITPDIDGAFLSDDGPRRAAAALAAGLLPRLDTTGLRTGAPIARPGAVICVGLNYAAHAAESGVAPPDAPVMFLKTPSTVVGPDDDVVIPRGSVATDWEVELGVVIGRHASYLDSPGQALAHVAGFVLANDLSERTFQLQDSGGQWSKGKCAPGFNPTGPWLVTPDELDHRALRLRSWVNGEPRQDSTTADMIFGVEHLVHHLSQYLALEPGDLVLTGTPEGVALSGRFPYLAPGDVVELEIDGLGRQRQEVRAWSPPEGGRTVGAAATAGRAR, from the coding sequence ATGCGATTCGCCCGACTCGGCCCGCGCGGCGCCGAACGTCCCGCGCTCGTCCACGACGGGACCACCTACGACCTGTCCGGCATCACCCCCGACATCGACGGCGCCTTCCTGTCGGACGACGGGCCGCGGCGCGCCGCCGCAGCCCTCGCCGCCGGCCTGCTCCCGCGCCTCGACACCACCGGGCTGCGCACGGGCGCCCCGATCGCCCGGCCCGGCGCCGTCATCTGTGTGGGCCTCAACTACGCGGCGCACGCCGCCGAGTCCGGGGTCGCGCCCCCGGACGCACCGGTCATGTTCCTCAAGACGCCCTCGACCGTCGTCGGCCCCGACGACGACGTCGTCATCCCGCGCGGCAGCGTCGCGACCGACTGGGAGGTCGAGCTCGGCGTCGTCATCGGCCGGCATGCGAGCTACCTCGACTCCCCCGGCCAGGCGCTCGCGCACGTCGCCGGGTTCGTGCTCGCCAACGACCTGTCGGAGCGCACCTTCCAGCTCCAGGACTCGGGCGGGCAGTGGAGCAAGGGCAAGTGCGCGCCCGGTTTCAACCCGACCGGCCCGTGGCTCGTCACCCCCGACGAGCTCGACCACCGCGCGCTGCGCCTGCGCAGCTGGGTCAACGGCGAGCCCCGCCAGGACTCGACGACGGCCGACATGATCTTCGGCGTCGAGCACCTCGTGCACCACCTGTCGCAGTACCTGGCGCTCGAACCCGGCGACCTCGTCCTGACCGGCACCCCGGAGGGCGTCGCGCTCAGCGGGCGGTTCCCCTACCTCGCCCCCGGCGACGTCGTCGAGCTGGAGATCGACGGCCTCGGCCGCCAACGCCAGGAGGTCCGCGCCTGGTCGCCGCCCGAGGGCGGGCGCACGGTCGGCGCGGCAGCCACCGCGGGGCGGGCACGATGA
- a CDS encoding sugar ABC transporter ATP-binding protein, whose product MSGYLLEVEGVSKGFPGVRALDGMHLALRYGEVLALVGENGAGKSTLMKLLSGVHAPDAGTFRLRGEPLTVSGPRDALQQGISIIFQEFNLLPHLTVAQNILIGREPRTGPFVSERALVRQAGELVERLGLPLDVRAVVGGLTVAKQQMVEIAKALSYDARVLIMDEPTAALNDAEVETLHGLIRRFTSPETGVIYISHRMDELTAVSDRITVIRDGRYVDTLDTRTTTLREVISLMVGRTIDVDAQPRDVRADRPVVLQVEGLTTRDLLRDVSFDVREGEILAVAGLMGAGRTEVARAVVGADRTTAGTVRLRGRAVRIASPADAARHRIGYLSEDRKGLGLLLDHDVTTNIGLSALAERFTRLGLVRAADVRRRAGELVETLSIRTPSLTQRVKNLSGGNQQKVVIARWLLKSCDVLIVDEPTRGIDVGAKEEIYALLQDLAAQGASIVMISSELPEVLRLAHRVVVMAEGRVTGVLDRADATQESVMHLATLRPGTVPDDRPKVDHR is encoded by the coding sequence ATGAGCGGCTACCTGCTGGAGGTCGAGGGCGTCAGCAAGGGGTTCCCCGGCGTGCGCGCGCTCGACGGCATGCACCTGGCGCTGCGGTACGGGGAGGTGCTCGCCCTGGTGGGCGAGAACGGGGCCGGCAAGTCGACGCTCATGAAGCTCTTGTCGGGCGTGCACGCGCCCGACGCCGGCACGTTCCGCCTGCGCGGGGAGCCGCTGACGGTCTCGGGCCCGCGGGACGCGCTCCAGCAGGGCATCAGCATCATCTTCCAGGAGTTCAACCTGCTGCCGCATCTGACGGTGGCGCAGAACATCCTGATCGGGCGGGAGCCGCGCACGGGCCCGTTCGTGTCCGAGCGGGCGCTCGTGCGCCAGGCCGGTGAGCTGGTCGAGCGCCTGGGCCTGCCGCTCGACGTGCGGGCCGTCGTCGGGGGCCTGACGGTCGCGAAGCAGCAGATGGTGGAGATCGCCAAGGCGCTGTCGTACGACGCGAGGGTGCTCATCATGGACGAGCCCACCGCGGCCCTGAACGACGCCGAGGTCGAGACGCTGCACGGCCTGATCCGGCGCTTCACGAGCCCCGAGACGGGCGTCATCTACATCTCGCACCGCATGGACGAGCTCACGGCCGTCAGCGACCGCATCACCGTGATCCGCGACGGCCGCTACGTCGACACGCTCGACACGCGCACGACGACGCTGCGCGAGGTCATCTCGCTCATGGTCGGCCGCACGATCGACGTGGACGCGCAGCCGCGCGACGTGCGCGCGGACCGGCCGGTCGTGCTCCAGGTCGAGGGCCTGACGACCCGGGACCTCCTGCGGGACGTGAGCTTCGACGTGCGCGAGGGCGAGATCCTCGCGGTCGCGGGGCTCATGGGGGCGGGTCGCACCGAGGTGGCGCGCGCCGTCGTCGGCGCCGACCGGACGACCGCCGGGACCGTGCGGCTGCGGGGGCGGGCGGTGCGGATCGCGAGCCCCGCCGACGCCGCGCGGCACCGCATCGGGTACCTGTCGGAGGACCGCAAGGGCCTGGGCCTGCTGCTCGATCACGACGTGACCACGAACATCGGCCTGAGCGCGCTCGCCGAGCGGTTCACCCGCCTCGGCCTCGTGCGCGCGGCGGACGTCCGGCGGCGGGCCGGGGAGCTCGTCGAGACGCTCTCGATCCGCACGCCCTCGCTGACGCAGCGCGTGAAGAACCTCTCGGGCGGCAACCAGCAGAAGGTCGTCATCGCCAGGTGGCTCCTCAAGAGCTGCGACGTCCTGATCGTCGACGAGCCGACGCGGGGGATCGACGTGGGGGCCAAGGAGGAGATCTACGCGTTGCTCCAGGACCTCGCGGCGCAGGGCGCCTCGATCGTCATGATCTCCAGCGAGCTGCCCGAGGTGCTGCGCCTGGCGCACCGCGTCGTCGTCATGGCCGAGGGCCGCGTCACCGGCGTGCTCGATCGCGCCGACGCCACCCAGGAGAGCGTCATGCACCTGGCGACGCTCCGGCCCGGCACCGTTCCCGACGACCGCCCGAAGGTGGACCATCGATGA
- a CDS encoding aldo/keto reductase, with the protein MPEPAAPDPGARDDDLAPPARPGAAALTGFLSGPGRLGYGAANVGNLYRAMTDDDAHAILQAAWDAGIRHFDTAPHYGLGLSERRLGAFLRTKPRDQYVVSTKVGRLLVPHPAGAGTLDLAEGFAVPADVRREWDVTAAGVRRSLEESLARLGLDAVDVVYLHDPERFDLDRGLGEGLPAVAALRDAGLVRAVGVGSMVDEALLRAARSGLVDLLMIAGRFTLADPSAAAQVLPACRRHGVRVVAAAVFNSGLTARSEPPDDARFDYGPAAPELLARVRRIAAVCREHDVDLPVAAVQYPLRADVVASVVVGGGRPEQVRQNAARLARPVPEALWAALASEGLAV; encoded by the coding sequence ATGCCTGAGCCCGCCGCGCCCGACCCCGGCGCGCGGGACGACGACCTCGCGCCGCCCGCGCGCCCGGGCGCCGCAGCGCTGACCGGCTTCCTGTCCGGCCCGGGGCGCCTCGGCTACGGCGCCGCCAACGTGGGCAACCTCTACCGGGCCATGACCGACGACGACGCCCACGCGATCCTCCAGGCTGCGTGGGACGCCGGCATCCGCCACTTCGACACCGCACCGCACTACGGGCTGGGCCTGTCCGAGCGCCGGCTCGGAGCGTTCCTGCGCACCAAGCCGCGCGACCAGTACGTCGTGTCGACCAAGGTCGGGCGGCTCCTGGTGCCCCACCCCGCCGGCGCGGGCACGCTCGACCTGGCCGAGGGCTTCGCGGTGCCCGCGGACGTGCGCCGCGAGTGGGACGTGACCGCGGCGGGCGTGCGCCGCAGCCTCGAGGAGTCGCTCGCGCGGCTCGGCCTGGACGCCGTCGACGTCGTCTACCTGCACGACCCCGAGCGGTTCGACCTCGACCGCGGGCTGGGCGAGGGCCTGCCCGCCGTGGCGGCGCTGCGCGACGCCGGGCTGGTGCGCGCGGTCGGCGTCGGGTCGATGGTCGACGAGGCGCTGCTGCGCGCGGCACGCTCGGGGCTCGTCGACCTGCTCATGATCGCCGGGCGGTTCACGCTCGCCGACCCCTCCGCCGCGGCCCAGGTGCTGCCCGCCTGCCGCCGCCACGGCGTGCGGGTCGTCGCCGCCGCCGTGTTCAACTCGGGCCTCACGGCCCGCTCCGAGCCGCCCGACGACGCGCGCTTCGACTACGGCCCGGCCGCCCCCGAGCTCCTGGCCCGTGTGCGACGCATCGCCGCCGTGTGTCGTGAGCACGACGTCGACCTGCCCGTCGCGGCCGTGCAGTACCCGCTGCGCGCCGACGTCGTCGCGTCCGTCGTCGTCGGCGGGGGGCGGCCCGAGCAGGTGCGGCAGAACGCCGCCCGCCTCGCCCGGCCCGTGCCCGAGGCCCTGTGGGCGGCGCTCGCGAGCGAAGGGCTGGCGGTGTGA